One Triticum dicoccoides isolate Atlit2015 ecotype Zavitan chromosome 4B, WEW_v2.0, whole genome shotgun sequence genomic window carries:
- the LOC119290629 gene encoding probable arabinosyltransferase ARAD1: protein MPTASASMAAAASCRSPLVWFFSLAAALFFASWYLLLDSAAAPAALDAHRQGLRPASPGRKCDPDKALLRVYMYDLPLEFHFGMLDWEPGSGGGGGLWPDVRHGVPEYPGGLNLQHSIEYWLTLDLLASEQGAPTPCNAVRVRDPARADVVFVPFFASLSFNRHSKVVPPARTSEDRALQRRLIDFLAARPEWQRSGGRDHVVLAHHPNGMLDARYKLWPCVFVLCDFGRYPHSVANIDKDVIAPYRHVVDNFFNDSTGYHDRPTSLYFQGAIYRKDGGFIRQELYYLLKDEKDVHFSFGSVAGNGIEESTRGMRASKFCLNIAGDTPSSNRLFDSIVSHCVPVIISDEIELPFEDILDYSKFCIIVRGADAVKKGFLINLIKGISPEEWTIMWNKLREVEGHFEYQYPSQPDDAVQMIWKTIARKVPSIRLKVNRLQRFSRSEANKTNDSPARSSWLENQAR from the exons ATGCCTACCGCTAGcgcctccatggccgccgccgcctcctgccggAGCCCACTCGTCTGGTTCTTCTCCCTCGCCGCCGCGCTCTTCTTCGCCTCCTGGTACCTCCTCCTcgactccgccgccgccccggccgcgcTCGATGCCCACCGCCAGGGCCTCCGCCCCGCCTCTCCAGGCAGGAAATGCGATCCGGACAAGGCACTGCTGCGCGTCTACATGTACGACCTGCCCCTCGAGTTCCACTTCGGCATGCTCGACTGGGAGcccgggagcggcggcggcggcggcctttgGCCGGACGTCAGGCACGGCGTGCCGGAGTACCCAGGAGGGCTCAACCTGCAGCACAGCATAGAGTACTGGCTCACGCTGGACCTCCTCGCCTCCGAGCAGGGCGCGCCCACGCCGTGCAACGCCGTCCGGGTGCGCGACCCCGCCAGGGCCGACGTCGTCTTCGTGCCCTTCTTCGCCTCCCTCAGCTTCAACCGCCACTCCAAGGTCGTGCCGCCCGCGCGGACCAGCGAGGACCGGGCGCTGCAGCGGAGGCTGATCGACTTCCTCGCCGCGCGGCCGGAGTGGCAGAGGTCCGGCGGGAGGGACCACGTTGTGCTCGCGCACCACCCCAACGGGATGCTCGACGCGCGCTACAAGCTCTGGCCCTGCGTCTTCGTGCTCTGCGACTTCGGGAGGTACCCACACAGCGTCGCCAACATCGACAAGGACGTCATCGCCCCGTACCGGCATGTCGTCGACAACTTCTTCAATGACTCCACCGGCTACCACGACCGGCCGACCTCGCTCTACTTCCAAGGCGCCATTTACAGGAAAGAT GGTGGTTTCATTCGACAGGAACTTTACTATCTTCTCAAAGATGAGAAAGATGTGCACTTCTCATTCGGAAGTGTGGCTGGTAATGGGATTGAGGAATCGACACGGGGTATGAGGGCATCCAAATTCTGCCTCAACATTGCAGGGGATACGCCATCCTCCAACCGCCTATTCGATTCCATAGTCAGTCACTGTGTGCCCGTCATTATCAGCGATGAGATTGAACTCCCATTTGAAGATATCCTTGACTACTCCAAGTTCTGCATCATAGTGCGTGGTGCAGATGCTGTCAAGAAGGGCTTTCTGATAAATCTGATCAAAGGAATAAGCCCAGAAGAGTGGACAATCATGTGGAACAAACTGAGGGAGGTAGAAGGGCACTTTGAATACCAGTACCCATCTCAGCCTGACGATGCTGTCCAGATGATCTGGAAGACCATAGCTCGAAAAGTGCCCTCAATTCGGCTGAAGGTCAACAGATTACAAAGATTTTCCCGGTCTGAAGCTAACAAAACAAACGATTCTCCAGCAAGATCTTCCTGGCTAGAAAATCAAGCTCGTTGA